A single window of Oncorhynchus keta strain PuntledgeMale-10-30-2019 chromosome 34, Oket_V2, whole genome shotgun sequence DNA harbors:
- the LOC118371538 gene encoding terminal nucleotidyltransferase 5C, whose protein sequence is MANKAESTMSTSESVSHSVLSWDQVSRLNEVLTEVVPVHGRGNFPTLEVRLKDIVQMVRTRLQLRGIKVKDVRLNGSTASHVLVQDIGWSYKDLDVIFRVDLPQESGFQLVKDVVLGTLLDFLPEGVNKEKITPMTLKEAYVQKLVKVYTEQDRWSLISLSNNNGRNVELKFVDSIRRQFEFSVDSFQIVLDSLLTYYNFSPGNPMSRHFHPTVVGESVYGDFGASLDHLMNKLIATKRPEEIRGGGLLKYCNLLVRDFRPTSEEEFKGLERYMCSRFFIDFPDIGEQQRKLEAYLQSHFVGEEKSKYDYLMILRRVVNESTVCLMGHERRQTLNLISLTAFRVLAEQNAIPDASSVTCYYQPAPYVRDHNFSNYYVASCNQNIPTWLPCN, encoded by the coding sequence ATGGCTAACAAGGCAGAGTCCACTATGAGCACTAGTGAGAGTGTGTCCCACAGCGTGCTGAGCTGGGACCAGGTGAGCCGTCTTAATGAGGTCCTGACTGAGGTGGTGCCTGTCCATGGCCGAGGGAACTTTCCCACTCTGGAGGTGCGGCTGAAGGACATTGTGCAGATGGTGCGCACCAGGCTGCAGCTAAGGGGGATTAAAGTGAAAGACGTCCGTCTGAACGGCTCTACAGCCAGCCACGTGCTGGTGCAGGACATTGGCTGGAGCTACAAGGACCTGGATGTCATTTTCAGGGTGGACCTGCCCCAGGAGTCAGGGTTCCAGCTGGTCAAAGATGTGGTGCTAGGCACCCTGCTGGACTTCCTCCCTGAGGGGGTGAACAAGGAGAAGATCACCCCCATGACTCTGAAGGAGGCCTATGTTCAGAAGCTGGTCAAGGTGTATACAGAGCAGGACCGCTGGagcctcatctccctctccaacaACAACGGACGCAATGTGGAGCTCAAATTTGTGGACTCTATCCGTCGGCAGTTTGAGTTCAGTGTGGACTCATTCCAGATCGTGCTGGACTCACTGCTCACCTACTATAACTTTTCGCCGGGGAACCCCATGTCTCGCCACTTCCACCCCACCGTGGTGGGCGAGAGCGTGTACGGGGACTTTGGCGCGTCTCTGGATCACCTCATGAACAAGCTGATTGCCACCAAGCGGCCAGAGGAGATCCGTGGTGGGGGCCTGCTGAAGTACTGCAACCTGCTGGTAAGGGACTTCCGGCCCACCTCGGAGGAGGAGTTCAAGGGCCTGGAGCGCTACATGTGCTCCCGCTTCTTCATCGACTTCCCCGACATTGGCGAGCAGCAGCGAAAGCTGGAGGCCTACCTGCAGAGTCACTTTGTGGGCGAGGAGAAGAGCAAGTATGACTACCTCATGATCCTGCGGCGTGTGGTCAACGAGAGCACGGTGTGTCTCATGGGCCACGAGAGGCGGCAGACCCTCAACCTCATCTCACTGACAGCCTTCAGGGTGCTGGCTGAGCAGAACGCCATTCCCGACGCCTCTAGCGTCACTTGCTACTACCAGCCGGCGCCCTACGTCCGAGACCACAACTTTAGCAACTACTACGTGGCCTCTTGTAACCAGAACATTCCAACATGGCTGCCATGTAACTGa